AATCGTGACAGCATCCAATAATGCTTGAGTTGGATGTTGATGCGCACCGTCACCAGCATTAATAACACTCGGCCCTACTCCACCTGGAGCAACCCAACGAGCCAGTTGTTCAGTCGCCCCTGATGAGTAATGGCGCATAACAATGGCATCTGCACCAATCGCAGATAGCGTCAGGCCAGTGTCTTTTAAGGATTCACCCTTTTTAACAGAAGATGAGCTAGCAGAGATGTTGATAACATCAGCGCTCATCCATTTTCCAGCTGTTTCAAATGATGAACGTGTACGCGTCGAATTTTCGTAGAAAAGGGTAAAAATTGTCCGACCACGAAGCGTAGGAAGTTTTTTAATATCACGCCCTAAAAGTGCTTCTCGGAAACGATCCGCTTCATCCATCAAGCCAATGATGTCATCTTTGCTAAGGTCAGCAATAGATAATAGATGTTTCACTATGCTTCCTCCGTGCCGCGAGTCAAAACAACGGCTGTTCGGCCATCAATTTCTTTGATAAAGACTTGAACATCTTCGCCACGAGAAGTAGGCAAATTCTTGCCAACATAATCTGCGCGGATAGGCAACTGCCGATGGCCCCTATCCACCAATACAGCGAGCTGAATAATATCTGGTCGACCGATATCGCGAAGAGCATCAAGAGCGGCACGAATTGTGCGGCCAGAATAAAGAACATCATCTACCAAAATAATATGATGCCCATTTATTCCATCTATCGGAAGGTTAGTTGGCTGTAGCGCACGATGGGGATTTTTTCTCAGATCATCACGATAAAGGGTGACATCTAGTGAACCAACCGGGACATCAACTCCGGTAAATTCTTTGATTTTTTGCGCGAGCTGAAACGCGATAGGCACTCCACCAGAAGGAATACCGAGCAGCAAAACAGGCTTTGTACCTGATGCGTCGAGCGCAGTTTTTTCAATAATTTGGTGCGCGATGCGTGCAATAGTACGAGCAACATCGTTTTCCGAAAGAAGTTCGATATTGTCGC
The sequence above is drawn from the Corynebacterium rouxii genome and encodes:
- the pyrR gene encoding bifunctional pyr operon transcriptional regulator/uracil phosphoribosyltransferase PyrR, translating into MSENNGDNIELLSENDVARTIARIAHQIIEKTALDASGTKPVLLLGIPSGGVPIAFQLAQKIKEFTGVDVPVGSLDVTLYRDDLRKNPHRALQPTNLPIDGINGHHIILVDDVLYSGRTIRAALDALRDIGRPDIIQLAVLVDRGHRQLPIRADYVGKNLPTSRGEDVQVFIKEIDGRTAVVLTRGTEEA